A window from Engraulis encrasicolus isolate BLACKSEA-1 chromosome 13, IST_EnEncr_1.0, whole genome shotgun sequence encodes these proteins:
- the otc gene encoding ornithine transcarbamylase, mitochondrial, translating to MFFLRKSITHAVRGLRVKSFSVSAVTQSQTVVSLKDRNFLTLRDFNPEEIKHILWVSADLKQRIKQEGQFLPLLQGKSIAMIFEKRSTRTRMSTETGFSLLGGHPCFLTPQDIHLGVNESTTDTARVLAGFADIVLARVYSHASLQELANHSTVPIINGLSDLYHPIQILADLLTLQEHYGSLSGLTVSWIGDGNNVLHSLMMSLAKLGVNLRVATPKGYEPDSGVLTEAQRLSKKYGTELFMTSDPMEAASGANVLVTDTWVSMGQEEEKKKRLQDFTGYQITMQTGRVASPDWTFLHCLPRKAEEVDDEVFYSQRSLVFPEAENRKWTIMGLMVSLLTNYTPKTAPLKI from the exons ATGTTCTTCCTCAGGAAGTCTATCACACACGCTGTGCGAGGTCTTCGTGTGAAAAGCTTCAG TGTCAGTGCGGTGACCCAGAGTCAGACAGTGGTGAGTTTGAAGGACCGCAACTTTCTCACCCTCCGAGATTTCAACCCCGAGGAGATCAAACACATCCTTTGGGTCTCCGCAGACCTGAAGCAGCGGATCAAGCAGGagggacag tttctgCCACTGCTGCAAGGGAAATCCATTGCCATGATATTTGAGAAGAGGAGCACCAGGACACGCATGTCTACTGAAACAG gttttTCTCTGCTAGGGGGCCACCCGTGTTTCCTGACTCCTCAGGACATCCACCTGGGAGTCAACGAGAGCACTACAGACACCGCCAG gGTGCTTGCTGGCTTTGCTGACATTGTGTTGGCCCGCGTCTACAGTCACGCCTCCCTGCAGGAGCTGGCCAATCACTCGACAGTACCCATCATCAACGGCCTATCAGACCTCTACCACCCCATCCAGATACTAGCAGACCTCCTCAccttacag GAACACTACGGTTCCTTGTCTGGGCTGACCGTGTCATGGATCGGCGATGGCAACAACGTGCTTCACTCCCTCATGATGTCATTGGCCAAACTGGGTGTCAATCTCAGAGTGGCCACGCCCAag gggtaTGAACCTGATAGTGGAGTTCTCACTGAGGCACAGAGACTCTCCAAAAAG TACGGTACGGAGCTGTTCATGACCTCTGACCCCATGGAGGCAGCCAGTGGAGCCAACGTGCTGGTGACGGACACCTGGGTCAGcatgggacaggaggaggagaagaagaagaggctaCAGGACTTCACTGGTTACCAGATCACCATGCAG ACAGGAAGAGTGGCTTCACCTGACTGGACGTTCCTCCACTGCCTGCCGCGCAAGGCTGAGGAGGTGGATGACGAGGTCTTCTATTCACAGAGATCACTCGTCTTCCCCGAGGCAGAGAACCGCAAGTGGACCATCATG GGTTTGATGGTGTCATTGTTGACCAACTACACTCCGAAGACCGCTCCACTGAAGATctga